Proteins encoded together in one Carya illinoinensis cultivar Pawnee chromosome 3, C.illinoinensisPawnee_v1, whole genome shotgun sequence window:
- the LOC122304694 gene encoding protein FAR1-RELATED SEQUENCE 5-like, with protein MKDILSSSNSDEVDVMMSRNCRDIEDDTIETDSRVQQDDMNVEDCVNVEDGVGVGDGINNISSSSSGVFEPFVGKEFDEVEDAQAFYKAYARRTGFATRTNHTRLSKEDRKLILVEYVCSREGFRRESQKQIERKIPEPAETKIGCKATMCIKKDCEKWTVCKFVREHNHELLTPRSTSLLRGHRGVTRVQKKLILTLNESGVPTRKIMSVLSKESGGDFNIGCIGKDVENYLGNKRRKLFEEGDAQRLYAYFLDRQCKEPGFVYSMQVDENGCMGSCFWADARSRAAYQYFGDVVTFDATYLTNIYKMPFVPFSGVNHHHQTIMFGCALLVNETAESYIWLLRTWQEAMLGRAPSTIITDDDKAMAKAIGVVLPNTTHRLCLWHILQKFPEHLAHVYNKFPDFQKDFRHCIHETITTDEFEQ; from the coding sequence atGAAGGATATTCTGTCGAGTTCGAATAGTGATGAAGTTGATGtaatgatgagtagaaattgCCGTGATATTGAAGATGATACTATTGAGACTGATTCTAGAGTGCAACAAGATGATATGAATGTGGAAGATTGTGTGAATGTGGAAGATGGAGTGGGTGTAGGAGAtggaattaataatatttccagTTCAAGTAGTGGTGTTTTTGAGCCATTCGTTGGGAAGGAGTTTGATGAGGTAGAAGACGCCCAAGCATTTTACAAGGCGTATGCAAGACGAACGGGTTTTGCAACGAGGACCAACCATACTCGATTATCAAAAGAGGACAGAAAACTAATTCTAGTAGAGTATGTTTGCTCAAGGGAAGGATTTCGGCGTGAAAGTCAGAAACAAATTGAACGAAAAATTCCTGAACCTGCTGAAACAAAAATTGGGTGTAAAGCAACGATGTGTATAAAAAAGGATTGTGAAAAGTGGACAGTATGCAAGTTTGTCCGTGAACACAACCATGAGCTACTTACACCGAGAAGCACGAGTTTGCTTCGTGGACATAGAGGCGTAACACGTGTCCaaaaaaaactcattctcaCTTTAAATGAGTCCGGTGTACCGACAAGGAAGATAATGTCGGTGTTGAGCAAAGAATCAGGTGGTGATTTTAACATTGGATGTATTGGTAAGGACGTCGAGAATTATTTGggaaataaaagaaggaaattATTTGAAGAGGGAGATGCACAAAGGTTGTATGCCTACTTTCTTGATAGGCAGTGTAAAGAACCTGGGTTTGTGTATTCCATGCAAGTTGATGAGAATGGGTGTATGGGAAGTTGCTTTTGGGCAGATGCAAGATCAAGAGCTGCGTAtcaatattttggggatgttgtcACTTTTGATGCGACATATTtgacaaatatttataagatgccGTTTGTCCCATTTTCAGGAGTTAATCATCATCACCAAACAATCATGTTCGGTTGTGCATTGTTAGTTAATGAAACAGCTGAATCATATATTTGGCTACTGAGAACATGGCAAGAGGCTATGCTTGGGCGTGCCCCTTCAACCATAATTACTGATGATGACAAGGCGATGGCGAAGGCCATTGGTGTGGTACTCCCAAATACAACTCATAGGTTGTGCCTATGGCATATTTTGCAAAAATTTCCAGAACATTTGGCACATGTGTATAACAAGTTTCCGGACTTTCAAAAAGATTTCCGTCATTGTATCCATGAGACAATTACGACTGATGAGTTTGAGCAATAA